The nucleotide window GATGACCAATGGGACCAGTTCGAAGTCACGCTTGCAGGCACCGTAGCTTTCGCCGAGCAGCTACGCCGTATGCGCGACGCTTCCCTCGGTGTAAGTCAGCTCTCAGCAAGCCGATGATCCGTCCCATGACGCACTACGTCGCCTGGACCTGAGGCGTCTGAAATGCCCCTCGTCCACCAGCGCCGCTTCATCATCGCGGTCATCTGCGGCGGCCTCACGCTGATTCTGCTCATGGCGATCGGCGTGTATGGCCTGATCCGAGGCCCTGAGAAGACGAGCCACCTGGACCGGCCCGCGGTCGAGACGTCGGTCCCGTCAGTCGCGCCTGAACGCGCCGGTGAACCGCGGCCGGTGCTCGTGACGACGGACCCCGAGGTCTTCGCCCGCAGGGTGGCACACGCCTTGTTCGATTGGGACACCCGGCACGAGGGTGGCCCTGCCCAATGGGCGCAGGTACCGCTCGACGTTGCTGACGCGGAAGAGGCGCCAGCCCTGGCATCCGACGTTCGCGGTTACCTGCCGAGCCCTGAGATGTGGGAGCGCATAAGCGCTTATGGGACTCAACAACGGCTCGACGTGGAGTCAATCGCCGTTCCCAAGTCGTGGTCCACGGCACGGGAACAAGCCACGGCGGGACAGCTTCCCCCTGGTGCAGCGGCACTTACGATCACGGGAACTAGTCACCGAGTGGGTACGTGGAATACCGAAGTCATCCGCACAGAGCGTCCGGTGGCGTTCACCATTTTCGTTGCGTGCCTCGAGGGCCAGCCGTGTGTGCTCCTTCGGCTTTCGCAGCTCGACCGTCCTCTGAAGTGATTGAGCGATGAAAAAGCTCATAGTGCTTGTTGTGTTTTTCACACTCGTTGGCCCCTTCATCGGGCTAGTGAGTGTGGCCACCCTTGTGAACCCAGCGGCGATTTCGTGCGGTTCGGGATCCCTCGCCGTCGGCAGTGTGCCCGAGTCGCTGACAGCCCAGACACGCGATGGCCGTTCGATCGCTCTGAACAAGCGCCAGCTCACCCACGCCGCGACGATCGCTACGGTAGGTGCGCGAACCCCCGGGGTCGGGCGCGAGGGCGCTCTCATCGCGTTGATGGCCGCGCTCACGGAGTCGACGCTCCGGATGCTGGCGAACACCAGCGCCTATCCGGAGTCATCGAATTATCCAAACGACGGACTCGGCTCCGATCATGATTCCCTGGGGCTGTTTCAGATGCGATCTGTTTCAGGTTGGGGAACGGTGGCCGAGCTGATGGATCCGGACTACCAGGCACGAGCATTCTTCGGCGGGCTTTCAGGGCCAAATGCCGGGTCACCTCGCGGGCTGCTTGACATCCCGGGTTGGCAGTTGCTCGATCCGGGCGCGGCCGCGCAGGCCGTTGAAGTCAGCGCCTATCCGGACCGGTACCAGAACTTCCAGCCCGTCGCAGAGTCGATTCTCGCCGCGTTGACTCGACCGCAGTCGGCGAGCGCCGCAGGTTCCGTCAATATGGTCCCCGAGACAAGGCAGGTGGCGTTCCCGCTCCCCGACGGCACGTACACAAAGACAGACAGCTTCGGAATGCGAACCGACCCCTACAGCGGTGAATCTAGATTCCACGCCGGAAGTGACCTCGCGGCACCCGCGGGCACGCCGATCCTCGCGGTCGCCGACGGCATCGTCACCTTCGCCGGGCAACGCGGTACCTACGGAGGCCTGATCGTCGTCGACCACACTGTCGGCGGCGAGCGCGTCGCCTCGTACTACGCCCACATGTACGACGCGGGCATCCTGGTGACCAAGGGTGACAGCGTTGCAGCCGGCCAGCATATCGGCGATGTCGGCTCAGCGGGCAAATCGACCGGCCCCCACCTACACCTCGAGATCCACCCGGGCGGAGCAGACCAACCTGCTGTCAATGCTGAGCAGTGGCTCGCCGAGAACGGCGCCGCCGGTGTCGCAGGTGCGGCGGTCACCACAGCAGGATGCACACCAGAAAGGGCTGAGTGAGATGGATGTCTTCCCCGACTTCGGAGCCGTCGGCGGCGCCGAAGAACTGCAGAACATCGTCGGCGCCATGCTCACCTTTGTGCTCATGATCTCGGTACTCATGATGATCATCACTGGCGTCACCTGGGCGCTCGCCTCGGCGAGCGGCAACTTTCAAACGGCCGTTCGCGCCCGCACCGGGCTCTGGGTTGCCTGCGGTGCAGCAGCCCTGGCAGGCGCCGGAGTCGCCTGGGTCAACTTCTTGATCGGCATCGGTTCAACTCTGTAACGGCCGCAGCCCTCACGGGACGCAGTGCGCTCCTGTCTGTCGTA belongs to Cryobacterium sp. SO2 and includes:
- a CDS encoding M23 family metallopeptidase: MFFTLVGPFIGLVSVATLVNPAAISCGSGSLAVGSVPESLTAQTRDGRSIALNKRQLTHAATIATVGARTPGVGREGALIALMAALTESTLRMLANTSAYPESSNYPNDGLGSDHDSLGLFQMRSVSGWGTVAELMDPDYQARAFFGGLSGPNAGSPRGLLDIPGWQLLDPGAAAQAVEVSAYPDRYQNFQPVAESILAALTRPQSASAAGSVNMVPETRQVAFPLPDGTYTKTDSFGMRTDPYSGESRFHAGSDLAAPAGTPILAVADGIVTFAGQRGTYGGLIVVDHTVGGERVASYYAHMYDAGILVTKGDSVAAGQHIGDVGSAGKSTGPHLHLEIHPGGADQPAVNAEQWLAENGAAGVAGAAVTTAGCTPERAE
- a CDS encoding DUF6112 family protein, whose translation is MDVFPDFGAVGGAEELQNIVGAMLTFVLMISVLMMIITGVTWALASASGNFQTAVRARTGLWVACGAAALAGAGVAWVNFLIGIGSTL